One segment of Leptodactylus fuscus isolate aLepFus1 chromosome 7, aLepFus1.hap2, whole genome shotgun sequence DNA contains the following:
- the LOC142214399 gene encoding interferon-induced transmembrane protein 5-like yields METKEDLLTLQAEEPFPKSSLYGAGEKSPMEEMIPLKDTTIQVESAKEPTACEQPPVKDHLVWSIVNTIHMNFCCLGLIALIFSVKSWDQKLLGNQSVARKYGAKARCLNIASSVLTVLCFLISAIIIYVNLLHLKAVIRGWFGK; encoded by the exons ATGGAAACCAAGGAAGATCTTCTTACCCTACAGGCTGAGGAGCCTTTCCCTAAGTCATCCCTTTATGGTGCTGGAGAGAAGTCACCGATGGAAGAGATGATCCCACTGAAAGACACCACCATTCAAGTCGAGTCCGCCAAGGAGCCCACGGCATGTGAGCAACCTCCGGTGAAAGATCACCTGGTCTGGTCCATTGTGAACACCATCCACATGAACTTCTGCTGCCTCGGACTCATCGCTCTTATCTTCTCTGTCAAG TCTTGGGATCAAAAATTGCTTGGAAATCAAAGTGTAGCCAGAAAATACGGAGCCAAAGCCCGCTGCCTAAACATCGCCTCCTCCGTCCTGACCGTCCTGTGTTTCCTGATCTCCGCCATCATCATTTATGTCAATCTCCTTCATCTCAAGGCCGTCATTAGGGGCTGGTTTGGAAAATAA